Proteins encoded in a region of the Nonomuraea helvata genome:
- a CDS encoding YciI family protein, which produces MALFVLTYGYNDTPLRAECRDDHLAHLNKLFEQGNLVAAGPYTDLTAGMIVLQAEDETAAQALVDQDPYTRLQVTRDRQLRQWRVTVGSLGSG; this is translated from the coding sequence ATGGCACTTTTCGTCCTGACCTACGGCTACAACGACACCCCGCTGAGAGCGGAGTGCCGCGACGACCATCTCGCACACCTGAACAAGCTCTTTGAGCAGGGCAACCTCGTCGCGGCCGGCCCTTACACGGACCTGACGGCCGGCATGATCGTCCTACAGGCCGAGGACGAGACCGCGGCGCAGGCGCTCGTCGACCAGGACCCGTACACACGACTACAGGTCACCAGGGATCGCCAGCTGCGCCAGTGGCGCGTGACGGTCGGCTCGCTCGGCTCTGGCTAG